One Acidiferrobacter thiooxydans DNA window includes the following coding sequences:
- a CDS encoding 5-formyltetrahydrofolate cyclo-ligase, which yields MHDKHGLRRSLRACRKAVDARARVMSAQRVARRGLPLLRRAHRVGIYWPVGSELDPRPLARALMRAHRAVYLPVADRRPGRPLAFIPWRPPFAPGPLCIPEPRWGRRMRARRLDAVLVPLVGFDARGWRLGQGGGHYDRTFGFVRRTRGRPVLIGLAYECQRLTQAPREGHDVRLHAVVTERRLYRAQDAVA from the coding sequence ATGCATGACAAACACGGTTTGCGGCGCAGTCTGCGCGCATGCCGCAAGGCGGTGGATGCGCGCGCGCGCGTCATGAGCGCGCAACGCGTGGCGCGGCGCGGCCTGCCGCTCCTACGTCGGGCGCATCGCGTCGGGATCTATTGGCCGGTCGGTTCGGAGCTCGATCCGCGCCCGTTGGCGCGCGCCCTCATGCGCGCCCATCGCGCCGTCTATCTACCGGTCGCGGATCGTCGCCCCGGACGCCCCCTGGCATTCATTCCTTGGCGGCCACCGTTCGCGCCGGGGCCGTTGTGCATACCAGAGCCGCGTTGGGGGCGCAGGATGCGCGCGCGGCGACTCGATGCCGTACTGGTGCCATTGGTCGGGTTCGACGCGCGCGGGTGGCGTCTCGGTCAGGGCGGCGGACATTACGATCGCACCTTTGGATTCGTGCGTCGGACCCGGGGGCGTCCGGTCTTGATCGGATTGGCTTACGAATGCCAGCGACTGACGCAGGCGCCGCGCGAGGGGCATGATGTGCGCCTTCATGCGGTAGTGACGGAAAGGCGATTGTATCGCGCGCAGGACGCAGTGGCATGA
- a CDS encoding UPF0149 family protein — protein sequence MQDDLTYDAWTMMLTQADVALAASEAHGVVVGLICAGRVDDDTAIAALGANEADPDLRDGLETARRRIADDLAEGGLGLEPLLPDDERPAVQRSRALIEWCRGFVAGFYFHDRDTKTSDHPEIVAEALNDIGELAEASGTVGESDLSELVEYLRVAVQLIYDETAE from the coding sequence ATGCAGGATGACCTCACTTACGACGCATGGACGATGATGCTGACGCAGGCCGACGTCGCGCTCGCGGCATCGGAGGCCCATGGCGTTGTCGTTGGCCTGATATGCGCGGGGCGGGTCGATGACGATACGGCGATCGCGGCACTGGGGGCGAACGAAGCCGATCCAGATCTGCGCGACGGCCTTGAAACCGCGCGCCGCCGGATCGCCGATGATCTGGCCGAGGGCGGGCTCGGACTCGAGCCCTTGCTGCCGGACGACGAGCGCCCGGCCGTGCAGCGCAGCCGCGCGCTTATCGAATGGTGCCGGGGCTTTGTGGCCGGGTTTTATTTTCATGACCGTGACACAAAGACGAGCGATCACCCCGAGATCGTGGCCGAGGCCCTGAACGACATCGGCGAGCTCGCGGAGGCCAGCGGAACCGTCGGCGAGTCGGACTTAAGCGAACTCGTCGAATATCTACGGGTGGCGGTGCAATTGATCTACGACGAGACCGCCGAGTGA
- a CDS encoding cell division protein ZapA: MTGPKETIHISVLGKEFAVSCPEDEREALIKAARYVDLRMQEGQRGGRTVSMERHAVMAALNMAYELLRLREQSVSTSAEWIKRVEGLTDKVEQVLRDELKERP, translated from the coding sequence ATGACGGGCCCTAAGGAGACGATTCATATCTCCGTGCTTGGCAAGGAGTTCGCGGTGTCCTGTCCGGAGGACGAACGAGAGGCCTTGATCAAGGCAGCCCGTTATGTCGACCTGCGCATGCAGGAAGGCCAGCGTGGCGGGCGAACGGTTAGCATGGAGCGGCACGCCGTCATGGCGGCCCTCAACATGGCGTATGAGTTGCTGCGGTTGCGTGAACAGTCGGTATCGACGTCGGCGGAGTGGATCAAGCGCGTCGAGGGACTTACCGACAAAGTGGAGCAGGTTTTACGAGACGAGTTAAAGGAACGGCCTTGA
- a CDS encoding aminopeptidase P N-terminal domain-containing protein produces the protein MIPMDKNTFRRRRAEFMGLMGEAVAIIPTSPVRARNGDVEYLFRPDSDFYYLTHFPEPEAVAVLIPGRAQGEFLLFCRDRDPDKEQWQGRRAGPEGAVSQYGADDAFPIDDIDDILPGLLENRRRVYYSMGRHPEFDGHVLEWVNEVRAKARSGVAAPEEFVDPNHILHEMRLTKRPEEIALMRRAAAVGAEGHKRAIRGCAPGLFEYELEAELLYAFRKGGSQYPSYPPIVASGANACILHYTENDAPLKDGTLVLIDAGCEIDGYASDISRTFPVGHRFSPEQRALYDIVLAAHAAALAAIAPGREWPAAHEAAVKVLTQGLLDLKLLHGAVDELIENGGYKRFYMHRTGHWLGLDVHDVGDYKVGGAHRVLEAGMVTTVEPGLYIPGSDDIPERFRNIGIRIEDDVLVTKNGYEILSHDLPRRAEDIEALRAEGL, from the coding sequence ATGATCCCCATGGACAAAAATACCTTCAGGCGTCGGCGCGCCGAATTCATGGGTCTCATGGGAGAGGCCGTAGCGATCATACCGACGTCGCCTGTGCGTGCGCGCAACGGCGATGTGGAATACCTCTTCCGCCCCGACAGCGACTTCTATTATCTGACACACTTCCCCGAGCCCGAGGCCGTGGCGGTCTTGATCCCCGGGCGTGCCCAAGGCGAGTTCCTGCTTTTCTGCCGGGACCGGGACCCGGACAAGGAGCAATGGCAAGGGCGACGCGCCGGCCCCGAGGGAGCGGTCTCCCAATACGGGGCTGACGACGCCTTCCCCATAGACGACATAGACGACATCCTTCCAGGTCTCCTTGAGAACCGGCGCCGCGTCTACTACAGCATGGGCCGCCATCCGGAATTCGATGGTCACGTCCTTGAGTGGGTCAATGAAGTCCGTGCCAAGGCACGGTCAGGGGTCGCGGCGCCCGAGGAGTTCGTTGACCCAAACCATATCCTCCATGAGATGCGGCTTACGAAACGCCCCGAGGAGATTGCGCTCATGCGGCGCGCGGCGGCGGTCGGCGCCGAGGGGCACAAGCGCGCCATCCGGGGATGCGCCCCAGGGCTCTTTGAATACGAGCTCGAGGCCGAACTTCTCTACGCCTTCCGCAAGGGCGGCTCCCAGTATCCGTCGTACCCGCCGATCGTGGCGAGCGGCGCCAACGCCTGCATCCTTCATTACACCGAAAACGACGCGCCGCTGAAAGACGGTACGCTCGTGTTGATCGACGCCGGCTGCGAGATCGACGGTTACGCGTCGGATATCAGCCGGACGTTCCCGGTGGGACATAGGTTTAGTCCCGAGCAGCGCGCACTCTATGACATCGTGCTTGCCGCGCATGCCGCGGCGCTCGCCGCCATAGCGCCGGGTCGCGAGTGGCCGGCCGCGCACGAGGCCGCGGTCAAGGTCCTGACGCAAGGCCTGCTCGACCTGAAACTTTTGCATGGCGCCGTTGATGAGCTCATAGAAAATGGCGGCTATAAGCGTTTTTACATGCATAGAACCGGCCACTGGCTGGGTCTCGATGTGCATGACGTGGGGGATTACAAGGTCGGCGGCGCGCATCGCGTCCTGGAAGCGGGGATGGTGACGACGGTCGAGCCGGGCCTCTATATTCCAGGAAGCGACGATATACCGGAACGCTTCCGGAATATCGGGATCCGTATCGAGGATGACGTCCTGGTCACGAAAAACGGCTACGAGATCCTAAGCCACGACTTGCCAAGACGTGCCGAGGACATCGAGGCCTTGCGGGCCGAAGGCTTGTGA